A region of Fimbriimonadaceae bacterium DNA encodes the following proteins:
- the walK gene encoding Sensor histidine kinase WalK: MTTPANKRLVLLKELGDNGPMAAYINNSGPASSLRHQTPPWLQTEEDLLACMAYVEHELRDPLGAMSNCVALLSALHLTKEQQTVVSTLERQLQHTLSLVSSMGDLIVGRDTLQLAPISFKEIWDATLEVEGRSISTRSQVLESSMPPQAVMLSADRHRLVQALCNVLGNASKYSPEGSKIHVDATLDGDNLKLVIRDHGMGILPEVLPHVFEAFYRSPRAAATGKVGFGLGLSIAHKVIRAHGGDLTLASDGPGSGAEAVVLLPKLA, from the coding sequence ATGACAACGCCCGCAAATAAGCGTCTTGTTCTCCTGAAGGAACTGGGTGACAATGGACCCATGGCGGCGTACATTAACAACAGCGGTCCAGCAAGTTCCCTGAGGCATCAGACACCGCCTTGGCTCCAAACAGAGGAAGATCTTCTCGCCTGCATGGCATATGTCGAGCATGAGCTTCGGGATCCTCTCGGTGCGATGAGCAACTGCGTCGCCTTGCTCTCCGCCTTGCACCTGACCAAGGAGCAGCAAACCGTGGTTTCGACGCTTGAGCGTCAACTCCAGCACACCCTTTCCCTCGTGAGCAGCATGGGCGATCTGATCGTCGGCCGGGACACCCTTCAGTTGGCGCCGATATCATTCAAGGAAATCTGGGACGCAACCTTGGAGGTCGAAGGACGGTCTATATCGACGCGCAGTCAGGTCTTGGAGTCCTCTATGCCACCGCAAGCCGTTATGCTCTCGGCCGATCGGCACCGGCTGGTTCAGGCCTTGTGCAACGTGCTCGGCAACGCCTCCAAGTACAGCCCGGAGGGCTCAAAGATTCACGTGGATGCGACGCTCGACGGGGATAACTTGAAGCTGGTCATTCGAGATCACGGGATGGGCATCCTTCCCGAAGTCCTGCCGCACGTGTTCGAGGCGTTTTACCGTTCGCCGCGCGCTGCAGCGACCGGAAAGGTTGGTTTCGGCCTTGGCCTTTCGATTGCACACAAGGTCATCAGGGCGCATGGCGGCGACCTAACGCTGGCCAGCGACGGCCCCGGCAGCGGTGCGGAAGCTGTAGTCCTCCTCCCGAAACTGGCTTAG
- the rsgA gene encoding putative ribosome biogenesis GTPase RsgA produces the protein MQINDKRLWRDRFQQLERNEQQRLLQSAKQLRRELLRRTSTSRRDTWDEDVPVRRTPSIEELALDILARQQAELSGKLRLGAPLGTGTVVWVASSECRVSIDGTTYACGLSNALERALGNPIAVGDQVDCRTIEDRHWVTKIHPRRTRLARPDVDNPGAERVIAANIDAIVIVVSVTAPPLHPRLIDRYLIAVQQGGAKPIICVNKIDLLEDSTELNVLDAYRRAGIEVVTCSAYLGDTLAPLHDAIENLICAFVGHSGVGKSSLVNALCPEIGATVGDLMSGYGRGAHTTTASSLYSLPNGAQVIDTPGIRSFGLERIDPGQLGWFFPEFEEASENCKFRDCTHSHEPKCGVRDAVELGLISDERYDTYLRLLDEMG, from the coding sequence ATGCAAATCAACGACAAGCGCCTCTGGCGCGACCGCTTTCAACAGCTGGAACGGAACGAGCAGCAACGCCTGCTTCAAAGTGCCAAGCAGCTCCGTCGAGAGTTGCTTCGTCGAACGTCAACTTCGCGGCGAGACACCTGGGACGAGGATGTCCCCGTACGTCGCACCCCGTCGATCGAGGAGCTCGCCCTCGATATCCTGGCAAGGCAACAGGCCGAACTCTCCGGGAAGCTAAGGCTAGGCGCGCCGCTCGGAACCGGAACCGTGGTTTGGGTCGCCAGCAGCGAGTGCCGCGTCAGCATCGATGGCACAACCTACGCGTGCGGGCTCTCCAATGCGCTGGAGCGCGCGCTAGGCAATCCGATCGCCGTAGGTGACCAAGTCGATTGCAGGACCATCGAGGATCGCCATTGGGTAACGAAGATCCATCCGAGGCGGACGAGACTCGCAAGACCCGATGTCGACAATCCCGGGGCAGAGAGGGTGATCGCCGCCAACATCGACGCCATCGTCATCGTCGTTTCCGTAACGGCCCCCCCGCTTCATCCGAGGCTAATCGACCGGTATCTGATTGCCGTCCAGCAAGGCGGGGCAAAACCCATCATTTGTGTCAACAAGATCGATCTCCTCGAGGACTCGACAGAGCTGAACGTTCTCGACGCTTACCGGCGGGCTGGCATCGAGGTGGTGACGTGTTCGGCCTACCTCGGCGACACCCTGGCCCCGCTTCATGACGCCATCGAAAACCTCATTTGCGCGTTCGTGGGCCATAGCGGTGTCGGCAAGAGCTCCCTTGTCAACGCCCTCTGCCCCGAGATCGGAGCAACCGTCGGCGACTTGATGAGCGGCTACGGGCGCGGCGCCCACACAACGACCGCGTCTTCCCTCTATTCGCTTCCGAATGGAGCCCAGGTCATCGACACTCCCGGCATCCGGAGTTTCGGTCTGGAGCGGATCGATCCGGGCCAGCTCGGCTGGTTTTTTCCCGAGTTTGAGGAGGCTTCCGAGAACTGCAAGTTCCGAGACTGCACGCATTCCCATGAGCCGAAGTGCGGGGTTCGCGACGCCGTGGAACTGGGACTTATCAGCGATGAGAGGTACGACACGTACCTGAGGCTTCTGGATGAGATGGGATAG
- the rluB gene encoding Ribosomal large subunit pseudouridine synthase B — protein MSERLHKVIANSGLTSRRKAEVLIQEGRVTVDGEIILELGTKVEPHQDIRVDGKPIRKPERIAVVAMNKPKGVVTTMSDPGKRATIMDIAPDMGVTLRPVGRLDKDTEGLILLTNDGDLAAKLTHARYGIEKEYQATVRGIPDDKVLGRLSRGIPLEGKRTAPAVFQRLGEDEKKGTTQLKVILHEGRKRQIREMLGLVGFPVIALKRIRIGSIRVKGLAPGQCRSLSQTEVESLRKLVAK, from the coding sequence ATGAGCGAGCGCCTCCACAAGGTCATCGCCAATTCAGGTCTTACCAGTCGGCGTAAGGCTGAGGTCCTGATCCAGGAGGGCCGCGTAACCGTCGATGGCGAGATCATCCTTGAGCTCGGCACGAAAGTCGAGCCCCACCAGGACATTCGGGTCGACGGCAAACCGATTCGGAAGCCTGAACGGATCGCCGTGGTCGCGATGAACAAGCCCAAAGGCGTCGTGACGACCATGTCAGACCCTGGCAAGCGGGCCACGATCATGGATATCGCTCCCGACATGGGTGTCACCTTGCGCCCGGTTGGGCGGCTCGACAAGGATACTGAGGGCCTGATCCTCCTGACCAACGATGGCGACCTTGCGGCCAAGCTGACGCACGCCCGCTATGGTATCGAGAAGGAGTACCAAGCCACGGTACGCGGCATCCCCGATGACAAGGTGCTGGGGAGGCTATCGAGAGGTATCCCCTTGGAAGGCAAAAGGACCGCTCCGGCGGTGTTCCAGCGACTTGGGGAAGACGAGAAGAAGGGCACGACCCAACTTAAAGTCATCTTGCATGAAGGTCGCAAGCGGCAGATCCGAGAGATGCTGGGCCTTGTCGGATTCCCCGTCATCGCCCTAAAGCGCATTCGTATCGGCTCGATCCGGGTCAAGGGGCTGGCTCCGGGCCAGTGCCGATCCTTGAGCCAGACCGAGGTTGAATCTCTCCGCAAGCTCGTTGCCAAGTAG
- the scpB gene encoding Segregation and condensation protein B — MTLRDRVLALLFVTDTPLSSGSLAETLEVDSETVERHLADLGHALAGAGPLMLVRVAGGYQLATKPEFADDVAKLLKPQRQRMSKSLMEVLAIVAYRQPITMAEIESVRGVQSDYGVRALLERRLIREVGRKRAPGRPLLYGTTQQFMHHFQLESLTELPAVMAPEPAGEEDELQSVN, encoded by the coding sequence TTGACGTTACGCGATCGGGTTCTTGCTTTGCTGTTCGTGACCGACACGCCGCTTTCGTCGGGTTCGCTCGCGGAAACCCTGGAAGTGGATTCCGAAACGGTGGAGCGTCACCTCGCCGATCTGGGCCATGCGCTCGCCGGAGCCGGTCCGCTCATGCTCGTGCGCGTTGCCGGCGGTTATCAACTGGCGACCAAACCAGAGTTCGCCGATGACGTTGCCAAGCTGCTCAAGCCTCAGCGGCAGCGCATGAGCAAGAGTCTTATGGAGGTTCTCGCCATCGTGGCGTATCGCCAGCCGATCACCATGGCGGAAATCGAGTCCGTCCGCGGCGTCCAGAGCGACTACGGGGTTCGCGCCTTGCTCGAGAGAAGGCTCATTCGAGAAGTCGGAAGGAAGCGGGCACCCGGGCGTCCGCTCCTCTACGGCACGACCCAACAGTTTATGCACCACTTTCAGCTGGAGAGCTTAACTGAGCTGCCGGCGGTCATGGCGCCGGAGCCTGCCGGCGAGGAAGACGAGCTTCAGTCGGTAAACTGA
- the scpA gene encoding Segregation and condensation protein A: MATALEVVPSLETVDGSLVGVPAISIECDAFSGSLAAMFVAVRRHKVDLLDVPLAPICSAYFEYLSSVGDLDIDSLAAGIAVLSYLVERKASGLLQSDGPEDEFEEPMEAIEPYIESFAPIMSELYGREELGDQRFFRTVDGAPYEMPYEFASVQIEDLAIALESLLKRAHPDPVPAMGRPRRSLADQMLVVAAAVTHEWRTLDRLVVGDFSRTEAVWWFLALLELIRLRQVAVRSDGDQIQFALEDPS, encoded by the coding sequence GTGGCGACAGCGCTAGAGGTTGTTCCATCGCTTGAGACCGTAGACGGCAGCCTGGTTGGCGTGCCCGCGATTTCGATTGAATGCGATGCCTTCTCGGGTTCCCTCGCCGCCATGTTCGTTGCGGTCAGGCGGCACAAGGTCGATCTGTTGGATGTACCCTTGGCGCCGATCTGCTCGGCGTACTTCGAATACCTCAGCTCCGTTGGCGATCTCGACATCGACAGTCTCGCGGCGGGAATTGCCGTCCTGTCTTACTTGGTGGAGCGAAAGGCGAGCGGTTTGTTGCAGAGTGATGGGCCGGAGGACGAGTTTGAGGAACCAATGGAGGCAATCGAGCCTTACATTGAAAGCTTCGCGCCCATCATGTCCGAGCTTTACGGACGAGAAGAGCTCGGTGACCAGCGATTCTTTCGCACCGTCGATGGCGCGCCGTACGAGATGCCGTACGAGTTTGCAAGCGTACAAATCGAAGACCTTGCCATCGCCCTCGAATCGCTGCTCAAGAGAGCCCACCCGGACCCCGTTCCCGCGATGGGCCGTCCCCGGCGATCGCTCGCCGACCAAATGCTCGTCGTTGCTGCCGCCGTGACCCACGAATGGCGAACGCTCGACCGCCTCGTGGTCGGAGATTTTTCCCGGACCGAGGCCGTGTGGTGGTTCCTTGCGCTCCTTGAGCTCATCCGTCTCCGGCAGGTCGCCGTTCGGTCCGATGGGGACCAAATTCAATTTGCCTTGGAGGATCCATCTTGA
- the cdd gene encoding Cytidine deaminase: MDPIKKLVAAAREVRERAYAPYSKYLVGAAVRSESGAVFAGCNVENASYGLTICAERNALAAMIAAGGSRWTEIAVVTEDEGTPCGACRQVMAEFAAPAARIHLFSARTGEISSYSIGELLPDAFTLQSRRSIECADTSE, translated from the coding sequence ATGGACCCCATCAAGAAGCTCGTTGCCGCAGCCCGGGAAGTGAGGGAAAGGGCATATGCCCCTTACAGCAAGTACTTGGTGGGAGCGGCGGTGCGGTCTGAGTCAGGAGCGGTCTTCGCCGGATGCAACGTCGAAAACGCGAGCTATGGCCTAACCATCTGCGCCGAACGCAATGCGTTAGCCGCGATGATCGCGGCCGGGGGCAGTCGCTGGACCGAGATTGCCGTGGTAACCGAAGACGAAGGGACGCCCTGTGGGGCATGCCGACAAGTGATGGCCGAATTCGCAGCTCCTGCCGCGCGTATCCATCTATTTTCCGCAAGAACCGGCGAAATATCGTCCTACTCTATCGGTGAGTTACTTCCGGATGCGTTTACGTTGCAGTCAAGACGAAGCATCGAGTGTGCCGACACGTCAGAATAG
- the dprE1 gene encoding Decaprenylphosphoryl-beta-D-ribose oxidase, producing the protein MDLSTNWSQVSPDRIVRITGFGMSSIADGYLYRPCSVEEIAAVFDLARRSGRQVVLRGAGRSYGDAAVGAECLILDTSRMADILNYDPTAGRIEVEPGVTLDQIWRYTLEDGWWLPVSSGTAHVTVAGAIAMNIHGKNAFRAGTFGDHIVEIDVLWPTGHLETLQPSSERFRQVVGSAGLLGVITRAVINLKHVASGDLHVLPISVTNLQSQFAAFDEFVDDADYMVSWIDAFGSGKSLGRGLFHAAWYTEEAGNPPASLLPGHQEISDTMMGVVPKALAWRLLKPFNRRLGMRMINWAKYRASKTLGNGRPHPQSLASFMYLLDAVPNWRNAYLPGGFLQYQCFVPKETALDAFGELLRRQQAMRLENYLTVMKRHRPSGYLVDYSVDGFSLAMDFKVTERKLLPLMRLCHDMNDTALAAGGRFYFAKDSTLRPTDVERFLGEETLSAFRRAKREVDPDHLLTSELARRLKLA; encoded by the coding sequence ATGGATCTTTCGACGAATTGGTCCCAAGTAAGCCCTGACCGCATCGTGCGGATCACGGGGTTTGGGATGTCGTCGATCGCCGACGGTTACCTATACCGCCCGTGCTCGGTCGAGGAGATTGCGGCCGTGTTCGATCTTGCCAGGCGATCCGGCCGACAGGTGGTCCTGCGCGGTGCGGGCAGGAGCTACGGGGACGCGGCCGTTGGAGCCGAGTGTCTGATCCTGGACACCAGCCGCATGGCTGACATCCTGAACTACGACCCGACCGCGGGCCGGATCGAAGTCGAGCCTGGTGTGACCCTCGACCAGATATGGCGATATACGCTCGAGGACGGGTGGTGGCTACCGGTTTCGAGCGGTACCGCGCACGTGACCGTCGCCGGGGCGATCGCGATGAACATTCATGGCAAGAACGCCTTTCGTGCTGGCACCTTCGGCGATCACATCGTCGAGATTGACGTCCTCTGGCCCACTGGACATTTAGAGACGTTGCAGCCGAGTTCGGAGCGGTTCCGACAAGTGGTCGGCAGCGCCGGCCTTCTTGGCGTCATCACGCGGGCGGTGATCAACTTAAAGCACGTTGCCTCCGGCGATCTTCACGTACTTCCCATCTCTGTTACCAATCTGCAGTCGCAGTTTGCCGCCTTCGACGAGTTTGTCGACGACGCCGACTACATGGTCTCGTGGATCGATGCATTTGGGAGCGGAAAATCCCTCGGTCGGGGCCTGTTTCATGCTGCCTGGTACACGGAAGAGGCGGGGAATCCGCCCGCAAGCCTTTTGCCGGGTCACCAGGAGATTTCTGACACGATGATGGGTGTCGTGCCAAAGGCTCTGGCGTGGAGACTGCTCAAGCCGTTCAACCGTCGCTTAGGGATGCGAATGATTAACTGGGCGAAGTACCGCGCCTCCAAGACTTTGGGGAATGGTCGTCCGCACCCACAAAGTCTGGCCTCCTTCATGTACCTTCTCGATGCCGTACCGAATTGGAGAAACGCTTACCTCCCCGGCGGCTTCCTGCAGTATCAGTGTTTCGTACCGAAGGAAACCGCATTGGATGCGTTTGGCGAGCTGCTTCGGCGGCAGCAGGCGATGCGCCTGGAGAATTATCTGACGGTCATGAAGCGGCATCGGCCATCCGGCTACCTCGTGGATTATTCGGTGGATGGCTTTTCGCTGGCGATGGATTTCAAGGTGACAGAGCGCAAGCTTCTGCCCCTGATGAGGCTCTGTCACGACATGAACGACACTGCCCTTGCCGCCGGTGGCAGGTTCTACTTTGCCAAGGACTCGACACTGCGGCCGACGGACGTTGAGCGTTTCCTAGGCGAGGAGACTCTCTCGGCCTTTCGCCGGGCCAAGCGGGAGGTTGATCCGGACCACCTCTTGACCAGCGAGCTGGCGCGCCGCCTCAAGCTTGCCTGA
- a CDS encoding Decaprenyl-phosphate phosphoribosyltransferase: protein MGLASLLKLMRPKQWTKNLLVFAALIVTHSYNAPDKVRMAALAFVAMCLAGSATYCLNDALDAEKDRRHPKKRHRPVASGAVPQTVAIGLGAILAIGSLAIGWTISLAVVVVLSTYLVLQLGYNFGLKNVAVTDVFIICLGFVLRAAIGAVAIAVTISGWLLFCTAALALMLGFAKRRHEFISQGEAAHESRASLAHYSQTALDHLVGVSAGGAAVCYAVYSVDSQTASQYPALILTSLPVVYAIARYSLLVFANEEGGEPENLLFADPHLIISILLFIALLLLATSGVEIPFLEKAR from the coding sequence ATGGGATTGGCGTCTTTGCTGAAATTGATGCGTCCCAAGCAGTGGACGAAGAATCTTCTCGTCTTTGCCGCCCTCATCGTGACCCACTCGTATAACGCTCCCGACAAGGTCAGGATGGCTGCCCTGGCGTTCGTCGCGATGTGCCTCGCGGGCTCGGCAACCTATTGCCTGAACGACGCCCTTGACGCTGAAAAGGACCGTCGCCACCCGAAGAAGCGCCACCGTCCGGTTGCATCGGGCGCCGTTCCGCAAACAGTCGCGATCGGGCTTGGCGCTATCCTCGCCATTGGCTCCCTGGCGATCGGTTGGACGATCTCGCTGGCGGTCGTCGTCGTCCTATCGACCTACCTTGTCCTGCAGCTTGGATATAACTTTGGGCTTAAGAACGTTGCCGTTACCGACGTTTTTATCATCTGTCTGGGATTCGTGTTGCGGGCGGCGATCGGAGCGGTTGCGATCGCGGTCACGATCTCGGGTTGGCTGCTGTTCTGCACGGCCGCCCTGGCCCTTATGCTCGGGTTTGCGAAGCGTCGACACGAGTTCATTTCCCAGGGAGAAGCGGCCCATGAAAGCAGGGCGAGCCTGGCCCATTACAGTCAAACTGCGCTCGACCACTTGGTTGGAGTGTCGGCCGGAGGCGCCGCGGTGTGCTATGCGGTCTATTCGGTGGATTCCCAAACCGCAAGCCAATACCCTGCCCTGATCTTGACGTCGCTACCGGTCGTTTATGCGATCGCGCGCTACTCCCTTCTTGTATTCGCAAATGAGGAAGGGGGCGAACCGGAGAACTTGCTTTTTGCGGATCCCCATCTGATCATCTCGATCCTTCTGTTTATTGCCCTCCTCCTCCTTGCCACGAGCGGCGTTGAGATCCCCTTCTTGGAAAAGGCGCGATGA
- the lpxA gene encoding Acyl-[acyl-carrier-protein]--UDP-N-acetylglucosamine O-acyltransferase, with product MPQIHPSAVVSSEAKIADDVVIGPFCFVEAAVKIGEGCQLDSHVTIKGNTSLGKRNFIAQGAILGGDPQDRRWKGEPTFLHIGDDNVIREYSTIHRATGEGKSTTVGNRCFFMAYTHFGHNVTVGNDVTVANGVGVSGHVTIEDMVNIGGMTGIHQFVRIGRVAMVGGMSRIVRDVPPFMLVEGMEQQVHDINAVGLRRIGISPESRLALHKTCRFLFKSQLGLSHAIETVRREVNVTDEVEEVLAFMERLFQGKNGRGDQR from the coding sequence GTGCCACAGATTCATCCGTCCGCGGTGGTGTCGTCCGAAGCCAAGATTGCTGACGACGTCGTGATTGGCCCCTTCTGCTTCGTCGAGGCTGCCGTCAAGATTGGCGAAGGCTGCCAGCTGGACTCACACGTGACAATCAAGGGCAACACGTCCCTTGGAAAGCGGAACTTCATCGCGCAGGGCGCGATCCTGGGAGGAGATCCACAGGACCGAAGGTGGAAGGGCGAACCGACCTTCCTCCACATCGGCGACGATAACGTGATTCGCGAGTATTCGACGATCCATCGCGCCACCGGCGAGGGCAAATCGACAACGGTCGGCAATCGCTGCTTCTTCATGGCCTACACCCACTTCGGCCACAACGTGACGGTCGGCAACGATGTCACCGTCGCCAATGGAGTCGGAGTATCGGGGCACGTGACTATTGAGGACATGGTCAACATCGGCGGCATGACCGGCATCCACCAGTTCGTGCGAATCGGGCGGGTAGCGATGGTTGGCGGCATGAGCCGGATCGTCCGCGATGTGCCCCCGTTCATGCTAGTGGAAGGGATGGAGCAGCAAGTCCACGATATCAATGCGGTTGGCCTCCGACGCATCGGAATCTCACCCGAATCGCGCCTTGCCCTTCATAAGACCTGCCGCTTCCTGTTCAAGTCCCAGCTGGGCCTTTCCCACGCCATCGAAACGGTTCGCCGCGAAGTCAATGTAACCGACGAGGTTGAAGAGGTGCTTGCCTTCATGGAACGGTTGTTCCAGGGTAAGAACGGGCGCGGCGACCAGCGCTAA
- the lpxB gene encoding Lipid-A-disaccharide synthase — MPRLFISAGEASGDAYGGAIASLLSNRWTLQAIGGRRLRETGAEVVGSSEKWGAIGIVEAIRVGPRVLRGLLSAKRCLRTGEPGWFMPIDYGFFNIRLARVAKEAGWKVLYFIPPGSWRRNKQGADLPSLCDHIVTPFSWSKEILDAMAAKSGSPCQTHFFGHPLKQMIADRRATFAVDSERERIAILPGSRLHEIAHNLPVIAQAVSGLGREVEFAVASTLTSRELSELWSRLNAKVPASIFTEGDTYGVLLRAKAGIVCSGTATLEAALAECPCTVMYRGSKMMEIEYRLRKPKFDFISLPNILAGKMVVPERIQWDATPEAVRSDLKPLLHDSVERQNQVTAFRELDRELGPADALSRTVELIESLSER, encoded by the coding sequence ATGCCGCGGTTATTCATCAGCGCCGGCGAAGCTTCCGGAGACGCCTACGGTGGTGCAATCGCTTCCCTCCTTTCCAATCGATGGACACTCCAGGCCATCGGAGGCCGTCGCCTGCGCGAAACCGGCGCGGAAGTGGTTGGCTCATCCGAGAAGTGGGGAGCGATTGGCATCGTCGAAGCGATTCGCGTGGGTCCCCGCGTCTTAAGGGGCCTGTTATCAGCCAAGCGATGCCTCCGGACGGGCGAGCCCGGCTGGTTCATGCCGATCGACTATGGGTTTTTCAACATCCGTCTGGCCCGGGTGGCGAAGGAGGCAGGCTGGAAGGTGCTCTATTTCATTCCACCCGGTTCGTGGCGCCGGAACAAGCAGGGCGCGGACCTTCCCTCTCTCTGCGACCACATCGTGACGCCGTTCTCGTGGTCCAAGGAGATCTTGGACGCGATGGCCGCCAAGAGCGGATCACCTTGCCAAACCCATTTCTTTGGCCATCCCCTCAAGCAAATGATTGCTGACCGCCGGGCGACGTTTGCCGTTGACTCAGAGCGTGAGCGCATCGCCATCCTGCCAGGCAGCCGGCTCCATGAGATCGCCCACAATCTGCCCGTGATCGCGCAGGCGGTGAGCGGTCTGGGACGGGAAGTGGAGTTCGCCGTTGCTTCGACGCTTACTTCCCGGGAACTTTCCGAGCTTTGGAGCCGATTGAATGCAAAGGTGCCGGCCAGCATATTTACCGAAGGGGACACCTACGGCGTCCTGCTGAGAGCAAAAGCCGGGATCGTCTGTTCGGGAACGGCGACGCTCGAAGCAGCTCTTGCCGAGTGCCCATGTACGGTTATGTATCGCGGCAGCAAAATGATGGAGATCGAGTACCGCCTTCGCAAACCGAAGTTCGATTTTATTAGCCTTCCAAACATTCTTGCGGGAAAGATGGTGGTTCCGGAGAGGATTCAATGGGATGCGACGCCCGAGGCCGTCAGAAGCGACCTAAAGCCGTTGCTGCATGACTCGGTCGAGCGTCAAAACCAGGTGACGGCATTTCGAGAACTGGACCGCGAACTCGGTCCTGCAGATGCGCTCAGTCGAACTGTGGAATTGATCGAATCTCTGTCGGAACGATAA
- the desV_1 gene encoding dTDP-3-amino-3,4,6-trideoxy-alpha-D-glucose transaminase, whose translation MSAIAEPTKIPLLDTRPEIDSIWDELQAAIESVVKGGQFIMGPNVKAFEQEVADYFGVKHAIGLNSGTDALILGVHALGIQPGDEIITTPFTFFATTEAISHFHATPVLVDIDPKSYNFDIRQLESNVTSKTKAIIPVHIYGHAVDMDPVMELAARHGLAVLEDVAQAFGAKYRGKKVGTIGNAGAFSFFPSKNLGGFGDGGMLITDEDAIAESVRMMRVHGAKKKYYNEAVGVNSRLDEMQAAILRIKLRHIDTWNAKRREVAARYTALLNGVEGVSTPNIADYTEHVFHQYTIRILNGKRDQVQQALSAANIGTFVYYPVPIHRLPVYAGHDFGPLPVADQLSGEVLSLPIWPLMESQTQERVVNAIRQALAS comes from the coding sequence ATGAGCGCAATTGCCGAACCTACTAAAATCCCTCTCCTCGACACGCGGCCGGAAATCGACAGCATCTGGGACGAGCTGCAGGCCGCCATCGAATCGGTCGTCAAAGGTGGCCAGTTCATCATGGGACCGAACGTCAAGGCGTTCGAACAGGAGGTTGCCGACTATTTTGGCGTCAAGCACGCGATCGGCTTGAACAGTGGCACCGACGCCCTCATTCTGGGAGTCCACGCCCTCGGAATCCAGCCGGGCGACGAGATCATTACGACGCCCTTCACCTTCTTCGCCACGACAGAAGCGATCAGTCATTTCCACGCGACCCCTGTCCTCGTCGATATCGACCCCAAGTCTTACAACTTCGATATCAGACAGCTGGAATCCAATGTAACGTCAAAGACAAAGGCGATCATCCCGGTTCACATCTACGGACACGCCGTGGACATGGATCCGGTCATGGAGTTGGCGGCTCGCCACGGCCTGGCCGTTCTGGAGGATGTTGCGCAGGCGTTTGGGGCCAAGTATCGCGGAAAGAAGGTTGGAACCATCGGCAACGCGGGAGCCTTCTCGTTCTTTCCGTCCAAGAACCTCGGTGGGTTCGGCGATGGCGGAATGCTCATTACCGACGAGGATGCGATCGCCGAGTCAGTTCGGATGATGCGGGTGCACGGCGCGAAGAAGAAGTATTACAACGAGGCGGTCGGCGTTAATTCGCGGCTCGACGAGATGCAGGCGGCAATCCTGCGCATCAAGCTGCGTCACATCGACACGTGGAATGCAAAGCGACGTGAGGTTGCCGCCCGCTACACAGCCCTCTTAAACGGTGTGGAAGGCGTGTCGACGCCCAATATCGCCGACTACACGGAGCATGTCTTCCACCAATACACCATTCGGATCCTGAACGGCAAGCGGGACCAAGTTCAGCAGGCGCTGTCTGCAGCAAACATCGGAACGTTCGTTTACTATCCGGTTCCGATCCATCGGTTGCCCGTTTATGCCGGCCATGATTTTGGTCCTTTGCCGGTAGCCGATCAGCTGAGCGGGGAAGTTCTAAGCCTCCCGATTTGGCCGCTCATGGAAAGCCAAACTCAGGAACGCGTGGTCAACGCCATCCGCCAAGCTTTGGCGAGCTAA
- the wbpD gene encoding UDP-2-acetamido-3-amino-2,3-dideoxy-D-glucuronate N-acetyltransferase gives MSEVFVHESAFVDAGAQIGAGTKIWHFSHVLPKAIIGEQCVLGQNVVVMNNVRIGSHCKIQNNVSLYEGVILEDYVFCGPSMVFTNVLIPRCEFPRNTSADYMTTLVKRGASIGANATIVCGVTLGERCLIAAGAVVTKDVPDYALMAGVPAKQIGWACKDGQPIFLKELETESGLREALARTGEMGRELIDYLQNQGVALATQPVMTSAG, from the coding sequence ATGTCTGAAGTCTTCGTCCATGAATCGGCCTTTGTGGATGCGGGGGCGCAGATCGGAGCCGGTACCAAAATCTGGCACTTCTCCCACGTTTTGCCGAAGGCAATCATTGGTGAGCAGTGCGTCCTTGGTCAGAACGTCGTGGTGATGAACAATGTGCGAATCGGCAGCCACTGCAAAATCCAGAACAACGTCTCCCTTTATGAGGGGGTGATTCTCGAAGACTACGTGTTCTGTGGACCGAGCATGGTCTTTACCAACGTCCTGATACCGCGGTGCGAATTCCCTCGCAACACGTCCGCGGACTATATGACAACGCTGGTGAAGCGCGGCGCGAGCATTGGCGCCAACGCCACGATCGTATGCGGGGTCACGCTTGGCGAGCGCTGCCTCATCGCGGCCGGCGCGGTTGTCACGAAGGATGTGCCGGACTACGCTCTGATGGCGGGCGTACCCGCCAAACAGATCGGCTGGGCCTGCAAGGATGGCCAACCGATCTTTCTCAAAGAATTGGAGACCGAGAGCGGTCTCCGCGAGGCCCTGGCTCGAACTGGAGAAATGGGGCGCGAGTTAATCGATTATCTTCAGAACCAAGGGGTTGCTCTCGCTACGCAACCCGTTATGACTTCCGCTGGTTGA